In the genome of Peromyscus eremicus chromosome 1, PerEre_H2_v1, whole genome shotgun sequence, the window GCTTGATGTTCTGGAAGTCACAACAAAAGCTGTAGTGATTGTACTCCACAGGGACTTCCCGACCACGCCTCCCACACTCTTAGGAGGGATGCTTGCCCTATTTTCTCACCAAGGAGTGTAGGGACCTCAATGTTCTTGCTGCGGTGCCTCAGGCGGCAGGTGAACTGTGGTTCCTGTCCAGGAAGAACCCAAACAGACACCCAGCTCTGGTAGGTCCCATCTCCGCTGGGCAGGATGGTCCCAGGGCCAAAGGTATGCTGCTGTGCCGGCTTCCCATGCTGAAGCCAGGCCAGGGTGGCCACAGCAGGATTCAGATTAAAAGCCCAGCATGTCAGGGTGATCTTGCCCAATTCGTGCACTTTGCTGGTCACTGTCATGTTTGGGGAACCTGAGAGATGATAAAGTGGGTCAGTTAAGATGAGGACCTTTCAATCTCTGAATGGAGTGTCGCCCAGAAGAATCATCTTGTTCACATTCACTGCCCGGCGCCCACTAGATGGCACAGCTCTCAGTGGCTATAGGACTGTGGGAGGCTGGGCTCAGCTCCACTGGCCCTTGATGCTCTTGAGAGTCAGTCCCTTCTTTACATGCTGATGATGAGAGGACATGGTGTCCCTGCTGTCACGGGCCAGCAGTTCCTCTTTCCAGCACAGGTCACAGATGAACAACAGGCACTGAGAGGACAGAGGCTCAGTGTTTATAGGGGCCACAGATCAGACCGTGGTGGGCTGTGCCTCTTCTCTAGGACAAAGCCAGCTCCGCAGTCTCTAGGGGACAGGTGAGGGACTCTCTAAGTACAGTCAGCTGACTGTGGCCATGATTCTTTGTTCCTGGAGTTGGCCAAAAACTGATGACCAGTATCTTTCTTCCTCCACTAATATCCCAGGATAACCTCTATTTTCTGTTACAAGATTTATCTAAAGCTTTAAACCTCACACTTCAGATCCCAGACAGGTCCATTATCATAACACtagaaaggaagaggcaggtagtGGGTGAGTGCGGGTGAGAGGCATTATGAGACTCtgcataaagaaaataataataaaataaagccaaataaaaatatgaaacttgatcttttaaatattttagatgagttattttatgtatatatgtgtctccaagaatgtatgtgtaccatgtgtaacCTAGTGCCTATAAAAGTCAGCAAAGgagccgggggtggggtgggggtgggggctgttggtgcacgcctttaatcctagcacttgggaggcagaggcaggtggatctctgtgagttcgaggccagcctgatctacaaggtgagttccaggacagagaaatcctgtctcaaacaaacaaaaacaaaaacaaacaaacaaagcaggtcagagtgtgccaccacattgTAGAACTGTGGTGGGTCACAGTTATCACTTGTAGACCTGCTGAAAGACAGGGCAGAGCTCAGTGAGGGTGAGGACCCAAAAATCCTTTCCTGGTGAGAATCTGAGGGCAGAAACAAACCATTTATTATGAAGTGTCCCCATGTGGACAtttgcctcctgcctcctctccctaAGAGTCAGGCCACCTGTGGTCAGATGAGTGTATGACATTCACAAACAGCTCCTTAGGCTCCTGATACTCTGTGGTTGTCAGTCCCCATCTATCTGGAGAACTTGAGAGGACATGAAGATCTCACTGTCAGAGGCCAGCTGATCCAGCGTGTGATGTAGAAGAATTTATAGGCACTGATGGGCCAAAGAgccacctggtctacagggaCTGGACAGAAAGTGGGGGCAATTGAGTGAAATCTAAGATTACTGACATCTGGGGACTTATAACTATGCACTCATGTCAGAGACACCTAAGCTTCCCCACTTAAGGTGCATAACAGAGGCTCTGGAGGAGATCACTCACACTCCATCTGAGTGTCACCTTAGACTATGTGATGCTTGTCTAATTTAGTGAGAACCCAGCACCTCATAAGCACTGTGGCAAGATGCAGTTAGACTCAGTGAATGGACCCAAGCACCCATAGTTAGTACCTGTATCCATCAATTGGCTCCCCAAATAAATCAAATATCTCTGGAGACGGTCAGGACATATGCCATTCAGAAAAGTCTGAACTTGATCCACACTGGGGCCATGCCTCTCCCAGAAGGTCTTGGATGAGTGTGCTGAAGGCACGGACACTTTCCATGTTTGGCTCTTCTGGTCAAAGGTGAGGAAGTCTTGCCCGTCATAGCCCAAGCGCCAGAAGCCTCCAGTGTTGCTTCCTTGGGTTTCACAGCCGAAAGTTGCCTGAAGGGTGTGAATGCCTGGCCATACCAGGCAGAGACTTGTCACCTTATTTTTAAGGACCTTATTTCCCTCTGGTCTTAAGGTGAGTTGGGCACATCCTGTGACCTCTCAGGATTCAGGTCCTGCATCCCTCACAGAAGCATCACTAGTTTATTCAATCATCCCAGCTGTGTCCAGCCCCCAACCCTGACTTTAGAGGCCAGAGTTGAATTCtgtgcttctgtctctgcctactCACCTCCATGCTGGCCCTTCTGGGTCATGACCTCAGTCAGCATCCTCCTGAGttgctcctccttctcctgcatGTCCTCAGTCTCTCTTGTCCAGATCTCAGCTCCTCCTTGTCCCTTGATCCTAGGCCCCCAAAGCTCTGCTCTTCTCCTGTAGCCATCATAGCGCAGGAAGAGCTCATTATCAATGTATCCCAGGGCTCTGAACTGGGACTCCCTTGACCCCTCCTGAGACAAGGCCATGAGGTCATAGTGCAGAGTATGGGTtcctgagagaggaagagaaagatgacACAATTAACAAGTTATGGTTTTCACAGTCAGCTCTGCCTTGAGGAACTGAACTCATACTGTATTGTGttgctgtgtgagtgtgagaaGCCAAGAGGAGTGTTTTGTTAAAGCgtgaaagagaaaaggagtgAATAGAGTGAGAGTCATAAGGAGAGATTGTAGTAGAGAGATGTAAAATGGCCTTCTGGTGTCTGACGGCCTTGGCACCACGAAGCCATGGTGCTCTGGGTGTCTTCTGCTACCAGCCACGGCCCTGGTGTTATCTGGGCCTGAGagtcatgtgtgtgtctgtggccctacagcagccagggtttgatccaatgtctgtggctcctgttgcaaCTGGTCTATGTGGTTACCTTGGGTCTGATCAGCTGACCAGGACCATGTTGGTGCCCAAGAACAATCTATGCTGCAACTGGGAccatgcagatctgagtggcctgtggtgCTACTAATGTAATGGTGATGTTCCAGCCAGAGCTGCTTCTGAAGGCCATGTTATGAGTGTGGCCCCACTGCAGCGAGGGTTTGTGTTGATGTTCAATACTCCTGTTACCATGGAAAGCCATGCAGATACCTGAGTTCTGGGGACATGTTTTTGTCTGAGGGCCACAGTTTTGCTGGGGCCATGTCAATCTGAGTGGACTGCACTGCCTGCCACCTGgggcaatggtgacatccagacatggctgctgctgaggatcatgtctgggtccatggttcaGCTGTGCCTGGGGTtggtgttgatgtctgtggcctgtagGATTTCAGGGGGCATAGGAACCTATGGGTGATAAAATCAGAAGGTCAGGCTGAGCTGTCCCTGCCATTGGTGGGCCTGGGcaaactggccctgcccctcactggacactgAGCAAGAGAGCTGGTCCCAACCCTCACGGGAGAACAGGCTCCAcacttgggagagatggcctCACCGCTCACCGCAGTTGAGGGAGAAATGACTTTAATGTAATGGGCATAGGGTACAGGGTAAAAGGGCcagacaaagaaacacactctaaccctgaaaccagagccaaaaaccagaaccagtgaaagaaacacaccttggTCTTAAAAATAGAGCCAGAAGGTTAAGAAGagctagtgaaagaaacacactttgtccctaaaagcagagccaaagaaacattcAGCTGAGCATGAAACCAACCAGCCCCTGAGCATGAAAtcagccaatctctgagcttgttcAAGATGCAtgattgaaatctgaccaattcccaccctgaaaatcttcactGTGGATAAACTCTGCTGCCAAGAAGCCCTGTATAGGCCCAGTGCCTGTTCCTTGGGAGTTTGCCTTTTtccaccttggcagaggcagccactggtctggattcctccctcccaataaatctcttgaatgagtttTAGGTGAAGATCTTCTTTCACTGGGGTGGAGATGCACAGAGAAGTAACAATTTTTGCAGGAGCAGGCGCAAACTGCTATATTTCTTGAGGGGAGGGGTTCCCCCAGCAGAGTGGGGCTGAGAAGTAGCAATTTTCACTGGAGCAGAGAAGCAAGGGACATCTCTACAGGGAAACTCTCTTTGTAGAGTGGAGTAGAGATGAGCTGaatctctgagagaagaccaggattgctacatttctgtggGTAAACCATCCACCATCAGACCACAGCCATAGGTATAGCCTGGCTTCTGAAAGCCGGGatgcctttcccttcagagctgtaaatACTTAAATAGGAAACCTGGCTCCTCTCCCTCACCTGAGGTGAGTGGCCCCTGTGGCCCAGACTGCCCAGTTCAGGTAGAACCCAGACCCACAGCTGgcccttgggttggcccaccctaacatctgcccattctaggacctgctggagctcctgAAGTGACTGGTCCTGTGGAAAGCTACTCGtgggatctccatgactcagggctgctgcaggatatcccagaggagtttcaGCGAGGTTGCAGTGATGaaggtgtaccagaaaccagaggctttgaACCAGATCCATGACTCATTGCAAtcaacatttgctagtaaagctgattggacaaaggaCTATACTATGCGATTCAAAATATTATAAGGGAATACTTCAAAAAATCTCTACTCCATGATgttgaaaaatctaaaaaaaggGGTACATTTCTAGATTGAGTCAAACCACCAAAGTTAAACCATGAAGTGATCAATAGCCTAAATATAACCATAATAAAGGggagataaaaaaaaagtaatgataatCCTTCTgaaaaaagcaaatgaacaaacacatacacacacactaaaacagtCCAGGCCCATATGGATTCATAGCATAattctaatgtatttttaaagaacatcTAGAgccaattctttttaaattaaaaaaaaaaaagacacatatgGAGCATTCTCAAACTTGGTCTATGCCAGTATCAGTCTCATACACAAACCAAGTAAAGACACAGCAAAATTCCCAAATCACGGACCAGTATCCCTAGTGAACTCACAtgaaaaatcctcaataaaatacttgaaaacca includes:
- the LOC131925677 gene encoding MHC class I-like protein MILL1 encodes the protein MKTMLSLEPRALILVQLSLKYLLLEELLGTCAGTHTLHYDLMALSQEGSRESQFRALGYIDNELFLRYDGYRRRAELWGPRIKGQGGAEIWTRETEDMQEKEEQLRRMLTEVMTQKGQHGGIHTLQATFGCETQGSNTGGFWRLGYDGQDFLTFDQKSQTWKVSVPSAHSSKTFWERHGPSVDQVQTFLNGICPDRLQRYLIYLGSQLMDTGTNYGCLGPFTESNCILPQCL